From the Lathyrus oleraceus cultivar Zhongwan6 chromosome 3, CAAS_Psat_ZW6_1.0, whole genome shotgun sequence genome, the window atatattttttgaTTCAGTTGCCACGTTTGATTTTAAGTTCCTCCTTGCCGTTTTGGATTTCTGGTGTAACAGCTGATTTTTGGAAGTTCGCTACAAGTCGCGTTTTTGCTTGTGAGTCATAGCAGCTTGGCTTGTAGCTGCTTGTTGTAGATGTCGCGGCTTGTGGCCCGCGTTTTGTTTGCTTTTGGTTCCACCAAGTTTTGCTCGCACAACTTCGGATTGTGAGGGCTGTTATTTGGCCTTGCAGCAGCTTGTCGTTTTGGACTTACCAGATGCGGTTCTGTTCGTTTTCGCAGCGTTTTCGTATTGGCAGCTTTCCATTGCTTTTCTCTTTTGCAGCTTGTTTTGCTTGTTTCTCATGGGTAGTGTGTGTTCACATTTCCTTTTTTTGATTTGCAGATGGTTGCATTGCAGGTTTTGGAGGTGGCGCTGCATACCGTTGTAGCTACGTTTTGAATTAGTTTAGCAGCTGTTACTTTGGTTGGCTGTGGTGTTTTGCTGCTTTTGGCCCTAGCAGCTTACGGTAGCAGCTTGCACAGTTGGGAACTTTGTGCTACTTTTGGATGTCGTGCTTTGAGTTGTTGTTGACAACTATCGTTTTGGTGCCTTTGGAGCTTGGCGCCGCAGCTTTTATCGTCATGTTAGTTTGTAACGCATGAGCTACAACAGCTTTCCAATTTCCCTTTTATTTTGTCATGATGTATGACCAAAACCTCTTAGTATTTTCGCTAAGCAGACACAAAGTGAAACAGTGTTTAGGATTGATTAATTGGCCAAAGTGAATATTGAGGCAAAGGATGTACATCCATATTAGCAATAGTAAAATACTTAAACCCAAGCTCTCAAAGTTCAGTAACAATAATGAAGTCCAGGCTAGTTTCCCAAAACTTCCAGATTATTGCTTTCTATCCGTTGTAACATAACACCCTGCTCCATGCCCTCGTCTGGAATGTTACCATTTTGTGTTAAATATTTTCATACATACACGACATACATTTATTACTCACCAGTTACGCTTTGAGCCAGACGGATTTCCTTATGCCAACTGGATATGGATTATGAATGGATTTGGTTGGTAAAAAACGGTTATGGATTTGGTAAAAGTGGATTTTGGATTATGGACATTAAATGGATAGTTGTTAAAAAAATGGTTAAATGGATATTAAAATTAAATTGGATTTTGGATATTTGAACTTGGTTAATTTGGGTTTTTTAGAATTTGGATATGAAATTGACATTGGTTATTATGGATTTTCTAAATGGATTCGAAAATGGATTAAATGCATAATTGGGATTAACAAAAAGAAAATGTCAAAATTTATTTATAAGTAAAATAATATTTTCTAAACTTTAGTCGGCTAAAGATAATGATGAAATGGTTATGAGATCGAAATAATTCTCAAAAGTCGATTTGAATCTCAATGACCAAGCTTTGAATTAAAATTCAATTTGAACCTTTAAAATCCACCCAAACTTCCTGAATTAAATCGAAATCGATGAAATGACTATAGATCATGTGATTAAGGATTCTGAGGTtgatggttgactttggtcaagtggttgaccaaaaagtcaacatagACAAAATGCATATCTTCTCATGGACAAACAAAAATGGACCACAACATCCTGAACCATCGACTTGTGCCAATGCCATAAACTTTAATCCAAAACCCCGATTTTATCAACCACAAACCCTGAATCCATAATACATGTCAGCAGatgttaatcatgaatgaatgaatgcacaTGAATGAGTATGAATGAGGTCAGACGGTTATCGAGTTACACTCAGATGAAAAAGCGaaaagtgttggtgtaagccctagaggccaatacttttggtacttgtatcgaattatttattaataataaaaggctttttctttattacggttgtttaataaagtccctaaaatagctagtccgtttaatgcatcaagtgtgacttgatcatgagaccacattaaacataaggacattattcttaaagtatctgtagtcgagctttattgtgaagtgggataacattaaagcattgagactattatgtttgtagactgatgatcacatctcatggatcatggataaagagttatcaagtcttaaacataggtatgaatattaagagtaatatttataccggattgacccgctatgagaatactatatagaaagttatgcaaagtgtcataagttattctcatggtgataatggtgtatgtcactcttcgacctgaaaccactatggaccctagatgtagagtcgagtgctttgttgctgatctaacgttgtccgtaactggataaccataaagacagttgatgggtactccacgaagcatgctgagggacatgagtgacctagatggaatttgcccatcctgcgtaacaggataaatgtctatgggcccaatattgaactggacaaggatgacacggtctataccttgtgttcaatatagacataagggcaaaagggtaattatacacataattattatcacaggaggttttgtcagatcacatgacatttttgtgtcttgggtagcagtgatgtgctgctagataccgctcactatttattatgttaaatgtgtgatttaatataattgtcaacgtcgcgaaaacctacagggtcacacacaaaggatggattgatgagaaatagagtaactaaggaacaccgtaaggtacggtgcacttaagtggaagacgaaatatggtaaggtaccaaatacttaagtgattttggcatattatgagatatgggccaaaatacacttaagtgagctttttagcttgaagtccgcacaagtggttctataaatagaacccttgggtagaagcattgtcactcagactaacactcaagtgaagacttggaatttcgtttccccCTCTTCTCACTCAAAGCattcattcataacagctagcactacgattgaaggaatacattcgtgtggactgagtagagacgttgtcatcgttcaacgttcgtgatcgccacaagaggtaacgattttatcactgatcatgcccattcgtaaggatcactaaatggagaaatttttaaattccgttgcgccttgaatggcaattctccttcaaaaaggagggcaaattttgggatATGACACCCATGGATATTTACAAAGTTAGAAAAATGGTAATATGGGAAAAGGCTACATTAAAATACAATGAAACTATTCTCCCTAACAAATTTGAATTCCACATGTATTTGGGCTTCTGATAAGATCCAATTGAGAGCTTTGACAGGCATGCGTTTCTTCAAGTGATCCAATCTGATTTGATGTAGTTACTTGTCATAATCCTTTGTTTTGCCTAGattgccttttcaggttttcaatctaccaggataatcattttctatttatgtctctaatttttgtctggaccgccatttcgggttttcagtccaccgagacgctcatttttgcctaagccgccttttgggttttcgacttagcgagctattcttttatttttctaggcgaagtatttcttgactgcgtcAGTATTCACAGGACGtgggagctcctcaccatccatattTGTAAGAATCAAGCCCCCCCCCCCAagagaaggctttcttgacaacatatgggctatcataattaggagtccacttgcccctagaatcagaTATGAAAGATTGGATATTtttaagcacaaggtcaccttctctgaatacgcgAGGTAGAACCTTCTcgtcgaatgctttcttcattctctgctgatataactgaccatggcataaagttgtcatcctcttttcttcaatcaaattcgGTTGGTCATAcctgctttgacaccattcagcttcggataacttagcttccatcaagacacgcatTAACAAGATCTCTACTTCTATtgggagcactgcttccatgccatagacaagagaAAATGGGGTTGCCCCCGTTGAAGTGTGGACggacgtacgatatccatgcagagcaaaagggagcatctcatgccagtccttatatgtcactaccatcttctgaatgatcttcttgatgttcttgtttgcagcttcaacagcaccgttcatcttaggcctgtaaggagaggaattatgatgttcaatcttgaactCTTCACACTTTTCCTTCATTATTTTATTGTTCAGGtttgaaccattatcagtgatgattctgcttggcacaccataacggcaaataagttgattcttgataaatctaACTACCACCTATTtggtcacatttgcgtatgaGGTTGCTTCAACGCACtttgtgaaataatcaatagccaccagaatgaaacgatgtccgttggaagctttgggttcaatcataccaatcatgttgatgccccacatagagaaaggtcATGGAGAAGAGAGAACGTTGAGGAGAGCCGGAGGTACATGTATCTTGTCAACATAAATCGGgcatttgtgacacttcttcacatacttgcaacagtcagcttccattgtcagccaatagtaacctgctcttaacatttttttagccattgcatgtccgttggagtgagtaccaaaggaaccttcatgaacttctcGCATCAACAGgtctgtttcgtgtctatccacgcatctgagcagaaccatgtcaaagtttctcttgtatagcacTTCTTCATTCAGAAAGAAGTTATTAGCCAGTCTtctcaaggtcttcttatctttgtttgatgcccatgtcaaagtttctcttgtataacactCGATGTCATGGTACCATGGCTTGTCATCAGGGACTTCTTCCATTGCAAATACATGAGCAGGTCTATCAAGACGTATAACATCGATCTTAGGCACATCATTCCAACGATTCACAATGATCATGGAAGCCAAAGTTGCCaaggcatctgccatctgattttCCTCATGAGGGATGTGATGAAATTCAATATTGTTGAAGAAAGTAGATAACCTccttgcatagtctttgtatgggattAGGCCGGGATGacgagtttcccattctcctttaatttgaTTGACAACTAGAGCTGAGTCTCCATAAACATCGAGATTTTttattctaagatcaatggcttctCCTAGACCCATGATGCAGGCTTCGTATTCCGCCATGTTGTCCGTGCACTTGAATGTTAATCTTGCAGTAAAAGGGATATGTGAGCCATGAGGAGTGATGATTATTGCCCCAATACCAATACCATAAGCATTAACTGCTCCATCAAATATTAAACCCCATTGAGAACCTAGCTCTGGCCCTTCATTTGGCAGTGGTTCATTGCAATCTTTGGCTTTTAAGTACATCacatcttcatctggaaattcaaaatttataGACTCATAATCGTCGATTGGCTGATGAGCTAAATGATCGTccaagacacttcctttgatagcTTTCAGGGTGTGATACTTAATGTCATATTCGgacaagagcatctgccaacgagcaattctTCCGGTCAATGCAGgtttttcaaagatatacttaatcggatccatcttggatatcaaccaagttgtatgattcatCATATGTTGACGGAGACGCTTGGCAACCCAAGCCagagcacaacaagttttctctagcatGGAATATCGGGATTCGCAGTCGGCGAATTTCTTGCTCAAATaatagatggcatactcttttctTTCTATTTCATCCTGTTGACCCAAGATACAGCCCATAGATTCTTCTAGtacagtcagatacataatcaatggtcttccctcaactggaggggacaagataggaggttctagcaaatactctttgatactgtcgaaggCTTTTTGACAATCATCCGTCCAACCACAACCCTGGTCCTTTCGGAGGAGCTTAAAAATGGGAGCACAagtagcagtcatatgagatataaacctCGAAATGTAGTTCAAACGTCCAAGGAATCCCCTCACCTGCTTTTCTGTTTGAGGTGCTGGCATTTCCTAAATGGCTTTAACCTTgtcgggatcaacttcaatacccttttgactgacgatgaagcctaaaagctttcCTGAATGAACCCCGAAGGTGCATTTGTTTGGGTTCAAGCGAAGTTTGTATTTTCTCAGACGATGAAACAGTTTCGAAagatactcaacatgatcttcctcagtctttgattttgctatcatatcatctacatagacttcaatctctttatgcatcatgtcatgaaaaagagtagtcatagctcgttgataggtggcaccagcattcttcaagccgaaaggcattactttgtagcaaaatgtgccccaaggtgtaataaaaGTTGTTTTTTCCATATCTTCGGGcgccattttgatttgattgtaaccggaaaatccatccatgaaagagaagaCCTTGAACTTGGCGGTGCTGTCGaccaacatgtcaatatgtgCAGAGGAAAGTCATCCTTAGGACTGGCTTTGTTTAGATCTCTATAGTCAACGCACATGTGAACCTTTCTGTCCTTCTTGGGAACTAGCACAATGTTCGCCAACCACTATGGATATTCTTATGTGACAAAGAAACCtgcatcaatctgcttttgcacttcctcttcGATTTTGATCGCCATGTCCAATcgagttcttcttaacttttgctTGATCGGTGGGCACTCTGGCCTCAATGGTAAACGATGctccacaatatcggtatccaaccctggcatgtcttggtatgaccaagcaaacacatcagtATATTCTCGGAGAAGCTCTATCATCCTCTCTTTGACCTTTGGCGCGAGCAGtgctccaattttgacttctCTTCTATCCtcttcagaccctaagttgatTACTTCCATAGGCTCTTTGAATGGCTGAATGGtattttcttcattttcgagCAGTCTAGAGATTTCATCTGGAATGTTttccttttcttcttcttctgctTCGTACGCATGGAATTCAAAGTTGCAAGAGGGCATATGATCATTGGTTTTAATGGATATGTCATGAATTAATCTGCACATGTGATTTTATGCTTGTCTTAGAAACAGATAAAAGTGTGAAGTCATGTGTAACTATCTGGAAGtgtttatttgttttttatttattatttttagaTTACCATTTTTCCAGAAAAAAAATAGCAAAATAATAAAAACGACAATATGGAAataaaataacattttcatttaTTTAATTCTTGAAACATAAGCCCAAACATTGTCACTTTCGCCTTAGGCATAACGAAaggattttttttgaaaaaaaaacagaCAACAAAATACTACTTTGAAATGTGAAcaacaacaggaacatcaacagaGGTCCAGTTTTGGTGAATTACTCCGTGAGCTATGAAATCGGTCGGAACATCTTTAGGATTGTCTTCCACAATGGCATTGGCTTCAGGTGCTTCGTCTTCTGACCCCAGGATGTATTCAACTTCTCTATGATGAGGGAAGTAGAAAGGCACATATTCATCTACTACCTCAAGATCATATTCGAGATCGTCGCAGTATGGTTCCCATGCTGAATCATCATCCTTAATGACGACACTAACTTCTGGCAAAATGGGATtgatgaaccctccactatggaaagTTTCTTTGATTGAACGAACAGATCTACTTCTTTCTGCAATCTTCTTGGAAGTAGGAGAAAAGCCTAAACCCTTTCGGTGTTTGTTTTCTGAGAGATCCAAAATTGTTCCCCAACCATCGGTTATACCATCATTTACTAGCCGTTGTGCATCCTTGAATGAAGAGATTGATACTCCTCTCTTGATATCTTTGTCAATCAAAGAAAGGGCTTGAAATTGAGTTCCAACATCTTCTTCAGGTTCAagataagagaaagatgataagTGACTCACAACTAGTGTTTTCTCCCCACAGACTGTCACTAGCTTcccgttcttcacaaatttaagcttctgatgcagagtggaagtgATTACCCCAGCTTCATGGATCTAAGGCCGacccaataaacaactatacaCAGCTTCTATGTCCATCACCTGGAATGTTATCTGGAAAGTATGAGGTCCGATGATCATAGGAAGGTTAACTTCTCCAATGACTGTTTTTctggaaccatcaaaagctttgacaataaTCCCGCTACTCGACATAGGAGCACCTTGAAAAGAAAGTCTAGAAAGTGTCGACTTCGGCATGACATTGAGAGACGAGCTTGTATCCACTAACACACTTGACAAAGAGTCATTCATACAGTTGATTGAGATATTTAGTGCCAtgttatgatttcttccttcttcgGGGAGCTCTTCATTACTGAAACTCAAGTTGTTGTAGACCGTGATGTTAGCGACGATACCATCAAATTGTCCAACCGTCACATCATGGTCTACATAAGCTTGTTCTAAGACtttctgcaaagcttcacggtgagcctcagagttcatcaacaaagataacgCAGATATCTTGGAAGGTGTATGTAGTAATTGTTCCACCATATTGTATTCACTTTTCCTGATGAGCTtcaacacctcatcatcatcatttttCGGATTCATGTTATCAGATTGGCCAACCGGTTCAAAAGGGACCTTAACATGAGCCTGCTTTCCTGCTGCGACATCCTCGGTCCTTTTTGCAAATATACGTCCACTCCTTGTGACTCTGCTTACATCAACGGCGTTAACAATGGAGGGTAGAGGAACATCCTTTCCATTCTCAGTCATTATAGCATTGTACttgtaaggaacaactttatTACATTGGTAGGGAActggtgtaacacctcaaaatttgccctcctctcttgggactagcataacatattacatatcattgttaggtcattaggcattgcatattgcatattatgtggttacattgtgcaagtcatcctcacaagtcttgatcagaagataggaggtcatgtgcaagctagggtttcattggactggtcattaatcatctgaggatgtggaggtccaaattagggttttgtgattctcaaggagattggtccttatcttgtttgaaatgattcatcatcatcatcatggtttgtcatcatcaagtgtttgatcaagattccttgagattagggttttgaccactggtcaaccctaatcagttgcattgggccaatcagggcatggcaaggagatggggtctatgatggatatggggatcattatTTGGTTTTATGGAGATTATTAAGGCTAGGGTTCgtccttgagccatttcatcagaggattggagctcaatttgatcaatgcattgccaaattcatctatcagttgaaaaagtcaaatgtggtcaactgtgcttgattttatggatttggaggtgggagagagttggatacacttccttcatgttggaacaagtgttatttgacatgtcaaagctcaagaatgaagaaaataaagtcagaacaaaaattgccaaaaatagaaaatgacttataatggaagtttccaaaaatggaaagtttttgacctcaaaattacatgtccaaggaagcttcaaacgaaaatttgttcaacatgaaagttgtagatcttggtctcacctttccaaaaagtccaagaacttgaaaatcccatgtatggttggcaagttatggtccattcaatttcaaaaatgacccataatcaaagtggcataactttcacatggagtgtccaaatgggatgatctttttatgagcaaactccatttaacatgtactttcatggtgcataattggaattcatcaaaaatggtcaatgcaaaaagtcaattttcaagtgtacaattaaaaatccaagggcaaaatggtccaagttgagaaataatgggaattttggcatggggatttttgcaacacctcacaaatgcaaattagaaatGGGTTGAATCGTCATAAACTTCCAAGGTCCAATATTCGGTTAGGCCATTTTTAAACTTGCACTTAAAATACATTTTGTGGCATAGCATAGTGAAATTGAAAAATACAAAACCAATTGccatgagacaagttgcaacacatcacaaatggaatttggaggatgtgtgagctgtcatacagctgtcatgagCCCTTATGTGAAATGACATTTTTGCCCTTGAATTGAAATtgcacattatgctaattacattGCATTTGGTTAATTAGTGATTAACAAGGTGATTAGAGCTGGAGTATTTAAtcctaatcataactgaattgcaCACACAATCACAAATCTCCAGAAATTCTAActgattttccctccaattctccaaattcatcaagaacattcaagaaccaaattcaacaaaactccttcaattcttcatcaattcgaGTGATTCTTCTTGCTGCCTCTTCCATGGATCATGCTCTTGGACTGTTTTGAGGAATCATCACCATAACCTTGCAAATTCGCCACTGTTCATATCTTGTTCATCAAAGGCACTTTGCAATTTCTTCCAATAGAAGCAACATTGGATCAAGCTAAGCATTGAAGTCACCTTCCTATACTTCCTTCTTCATCTGTTTGGAGGAATCGCGCGCAAAAGCTCAAGGAATCCACACTGTCTTCAATTTAAGGTGCCAAATCGAATCTCATCATTTCTTTAATTGAGATATGCGTTTTGTAGTGTGTTTAATGTAGATGAATGTGATGCTTGTGGTTTGCAAAATGATTGAGTGAGGTGAGAGAAATCTCGATTCAAAGTTTGATGTTCATTCCTTTTCATGCTCGATTCGTGATGTATGGTAGGATTTAGGGAAAATCGTTAGCATATTAGTGATGTACGTTGGAAGAGGAAGAGAACGGTATATCATTTGCGTGTTTTGGTCGAGTTTCGCTCGTAACGAATTTTGCTGTTGAAGAACATGAAGAACGCAGGTTGCTGTTTGAATTTCCGTCCAATTCCGTGTGTTTGATCTTCCTGGCTCAGTTTCTTTTCAAATTCGGTGTTTCCCGCCAGGATGGGCAAATCGCGTGTGGACAGCGCATTAAGCAATGCTACGTCGTTTCTGGCCAGGCGAAGATAATTACGAGACTGCCATTAGCTGattaattaaatcattttaattcattaacatcttaaataattattcaacaaaattaacaaacttaaaaaatcatagaaaattaattattaatccaaaaatagtgaggttttttttgatagatcccaaattctctctagttttttataggcatggtaacataagttgtgcatggagaaatgttgacctggcctattgatctttgacttgtgtgcctattttgtatgttttgccaaattcaacatgaaatgctcatacttgtaaagaaatgattgaaaatttgtgtgcttattctggacatgttgatggtgatttccatgtaaagtttatgatttttggatatctgatgattgagatatgattttttgaatctaggtgtgacaatttgtgtcacacctagctaggtcaacttcatgaatttatttgcatgacctatgattgttggattggattgaaattttgcatgtatgatcattgatgtgtcaagataacatgtgatttttgctgggatttttggttgcattttcaaattgattgataattttcttcactgtgtgtTCATTGTGaaacattgtgtg encodes:
- the LOC127131301 gene encoding uncharacterized protein LOC127131301; the encoded protein is MLLSEYDIKYHTLKAIKGSVLDDHLAHQPIDDYESINFEFPDEDVMYLKAKDCNEPLPNEGPELGSQWGLIFDGAVNAYGIGIGAIIITPHGSHIPFTARLTFKCTDNMAEYEACIMGLGEAIDLRIKNLDVYGDSALVVNQIKGEWETRHPGLIPYKDYARRLSTFFNNIEFHHIPHEENQMADALATLASMIIVNRWNDVPKIDVIRLDRPAHVFAMEEVPDDKPCAIQEKL